The window CTGTGTACCTTTCGCCACAACAAACATGGGTTCTGCTATGCTTTCTATAAATTTGTCTTAGGATCTTTTTATTACTTGTCATACAAGTTTGTGTCATGAACTCAACAATTAATTTACTAAGAGACAACTAAAAGTCCCACCAGTAATCACCATTTTTACAAAAAGTCCTTAACAATGTCCTAatctaaaaataacaataaaaaactcTAAGGACTTAAAACTAAGGACAAtggataatcatgctcttaggtTGCTTAAATAGtacttttattaattttgttaattCTTACTTGTAAGTGTTGTAAATATAATGAGAGGTAATGTGATGCAAATCAGCCAGGTTGTCGTTGGTTGGTTAGCATCTATTGTTGACCATAATtgaaaattcattttattaagAGTTTTGTATGCTACAAACATAAAAGAACCAATGAAATCACCTTAGAAACTAGAGTCAAGAGTCTTTAACTGAACCCTAACTTATAACACACGCGTCAAATTTTCATTATATTACATTTTCATCCATGACCACATGCCACAAAGCCCGACTATTTCTTGGTCTGGCCTTGACCAGCACCTTTACCTCCACCACCAGCTGCAGCACCTCCTGCGTCGACCGTCCTTACTTTAAACCATTCATCTCTCAAGTCTGGTGGACCAAGATTGATACCTCTCGAGGTGAATCGTGGCGAACCAGCGCTGAGACTCCTCTGCATAGTAATTGACTTTGGGGGAAGAGGAGAATCTTGTTTGCATTGGGACATAGCGTCTTCGATTTTGTTGGAAATACTAAGAAACTTGTCTTTGTCTCCGCCTGGAAACATCTTCTTCAGCAGCTGAAGTTGTCCAACGTAAAGCTCTCTCCTAGACATTATAAGTACCAACCACCACAAAAGTAGATTCCTAAGTCTTTTGAGCAAAACGTATCTTTgtgttcttgtttttgtttgttttgtttagaATGTGTTTCAATATCAGAGGAAGAAAGCAGAAGTGAATCTTATAAAAGAAGCAAACGAGTAGAAAAGATTAGATCTATTGCTTGTTCGAGACTTGTCAACACGACTTCTTCAACGTTTGAGTTGTTTCTTGGCAGAGGCTGCATGCCAACTTCGGAGCTAATTGCAAAACATTACAACGTAATTTCGAAGACGTATTAGAAGAAGTTAAGGCTGCTTACATAGAAATTTTCAAGTAAATTCATAATGGTTGAACGTAGGCTTATCTACTGTTGGCTCAAGTTCGGGAGGGTATAGTTTGCATGATAATTCTAATTTGTACATAACTAAAGTATATGATCATGTAAGTTTCATTCGTAACTAAAAActtattttagatttatatctaatttgaaaattataagTTTACGTTTTCACTGGTTTATACTTTTTAACAGTTCAAATTTTCGAAATtcattttgttacaaaaatagtGTGAAGATTAGTTTGTAACATATCTTTTTTCTGAAAAAGAGCTTATgatttttaacaattttgtTGCCATGAAATCATAGCATTTACAAAATATCTTCAGTTTCATTTAAAGACACTTTATTTAAACTATACAATATGTATCTTCCGTATTCCAGAAAGCAATATGCGTGATAAAGTCATGATATAATTATTTGACACACCTTTGTGGACTGAAACCAAAGAAAAATACTCCCAATAACGAAacattttttcctttaaaaaaaaaataataataataacgaaaaatatatatattattataaattctTCAAATATATaagtacaaataaaaattttatatttcaaatatacAATTGGGCCGACAGAGAAAAAtacaaatcaaatttttttatacatttaaatacaaaatcaaacttttaaaaactaaagtttGAGATCCCTCCTAGTTCATTTGTGGGCTCAGAGgagctaaaaaaaaaacttgatcgAGAAAGAGACAAAAGAACATAATGCGCATTATCTCTCTCGTGTTACACGAGGAGGCCCTAAAATAAAGAGAAACGGGACCCACAAAGTTATTCAAGTCTTGTTTCAAGTTCTATTGACGTAGAGTCCACTTAGCCTATCGTTGATCAAAGAGAATCATCTCTAAACAAGCAATAGCTTTGTCTTCAGGCAAAGCAAGACTTGGTAAGATGGTTCAAAGAAAGACTACTTGTCAAGCAATCAAGTCTTACAATCTCCAGCCTGAAACTCGGTTTGGAccagagatgatgatgatgatgaaacgAACAAAACCTAAGAGGAAGCTTAAAGACAGTTCTGTTTCTCAATCAGGTAAGACACAGTCAACACCAAGTAAGCATGATCTTGTTGTTAAAGGAACAGGCCGGTCACCTAATTACATGAAAGGCACCTCTAGCTCTGAGGCAAGGATGGAGAACAAGAAAATATTCAATCCAAAGAACCAAACCTGTAAGAAAGAGAGGTGTAGTAACAAGCCGGGTTCGAGGATCGTTAGGGGTTTGACAAAGGCTCCGAATTTCAAGAGATGCTCACAGAGAGCTACTTGTTCCTCGACTCTTAAAGATTCCAAGTTTCCAGAGTATCTGATGGTTAATCATGATGGAACTGATGATGGTGAAGTTAGTGGAACATCTGTTTTGAGAGTCTGTCCTTACACGTATTGTTCGCTCAACGGTCATCTTCATAAGCAGTATCCTCCTTTGAAAAGCTTCGTATCCTCGAGGAGACAGAGTTTGACGTCTCAGAAGAGTGTGAAAAAGGAAGATGTTGTGGAGATGTATGTAGAGGAGAAGAAAGAGTGTGAGAGTGTAGATGGAGGAACCTTTGAGACCCAAATCTCAGAAACTGTCTCTGAAGGAGCACCTCGTTCTGAAACTGATTCTGATGAGTACTCTGACACTGCAGAGATAGTGAAGTTTTCAGAAGGTGATGattgttaagctagatgggcttccaacctaaaaccaattggtgctaagtGGAGTGGCCCATCCATTGCTAAGGATTCCTTCCAATATCCAATGTgggacatttatccctaatacgccccctcgagatgatggcgCTTTGAGCGTCAATCTCGGAATGTTCGGGCAAGGATCGATGGGCCAACTTTGGGCCAGATCGATGTGGATCGGGTTAGACTGCGTGgatcgggctctgataccatgttaagctagatgggcttccaacctaaaaccaattggtgctaagtGGAGTGGCCCATCCATTTTATATATTGCTAAGGATTCCTTCCAATATCCAATGTgggacatttatccctaataaTGATGACATCGAGTCACAAGAATCTGATTTGGAGGAGACTCTTGTACAAAAGACTTGTGAGGTTGATGATGACTCTGATAGTGCAGAGATGGTGAGATTTTTAGAAGGTGATCATGACATAGAGTTAAAGGAGAATGTCTTGGAAGAGACTATGGCAGATGACTCAGTGAAAGAGATCGAAAAGAAAGCAAACATAGAAGAAGATGTTGATCAATCTTGTTCCTTTAACTCTGAAGCTATTGGTATGATGATGAACTCTGAAGCAGATGACGCTGATGAAGAAACACTTAAGGATAGCAAAGAGGAGTCTCAGGACCAAACTGAAGCTGTCCCAACGTTACAGGAAACTACAAAGGTTCCATATAACCATAAACAAAGGCCATGCAACCAAGAAGGACAATCAAATTCCACCGTTTCATGGACTATCATCAAATGCAAGAAACCTGTGGCAGAGACTGAAGATTTAAGGGAATTCAACCCAAGGGAACCCAGTTACCTTCCTGTTTCTGTTGATGCGGATGCAGAGAAGGTTGACCTCAAGCATCAGGACATGAATGAGAGGAAAAACTCTGAGGATTGGATGTTTGATTATGCTCTCCAGCGTGCCGTTACCAAACTTTCCTCAGCAAAGAAGAGGAAAGTCGCATTGCTCGTGGAGGCATTTGAAACCGTGAAACCTGTTGTGCAGCATGGTAGAGAACCTGATCCTGTATTGAGTTATGGAAGACACCTTCAGACATGCAGTTAACAGAGGTAACTAACAAATGTCTCTTATAACTCAGCTAATAAACAAAGTTTGTTGCAAGTTCTGCTTATGAAAACCTTTGTGCAGGTCAGAGGATGATTGAAGGAGAGGAGGAATGGCTTTTGATTATTAACTTGTAAGTTAAGAACCAATGAGTAAGGGGACAAACTTTGATGGTTTATTACCTTAAGCTCTTTGTGTGATAGTTATATGATTGATATAGTCCTCCTTAAATCTGTGAGGAGAGGGCTCAGTGTGTGCTTGCTTTGAGACTAATTTATGGGACAATTATGAGTTATGCACTTCTATGTAAGTATGTAACTATTTGAAATGAATGCTGTTGTTTATTTTTCATTCATTATTATGGAAAAACAAAGAAGATAATAAAAATCATCCATAATCGTAATATCATTAGCAAGATCTCAATAGGATGGGAGTCTAAAAAAGAGAAACCTAGGAGGTTAAAGTTAACCCATATACACTTGAGGATGTCCAGAAGAGAAGCACACTAAACCAATAAGGTAAACGCAAACACCAGAAGCTATTAAGCAAAGCAGATAAAACTAGACTTAGGACTTGGTGGGGCGACTTTTTCACTCATTGGCGATCTTGTTGACGAGGGACTTGTGGATGTGGGGGATGACACCACCTCCAGCGATTGTTCCTTTGATGAGAGTGTCAAGCTCCTCATCTCCTCTGATCGCAAGCTGCAAATGCCTCGGAGTGATCCTCTTCACTTTCAGATCTTTGCTGGCGTTTCCAGCTAACTCGAGAACTTCTGCAGTCAAGTACTCAAGAATCGATGCTGTGTAGACTGCAGCGGTGGCACCAACTCTCCCATGTGCTGAAACACGTGTCTTGAGTTGACGATGGATACGACCCACTGGAAACTGAAAGAAGACAGccatcaaagaaaaaaataaataaaaatcagcaTCAGACAGATCCAAACAACAAGGTGATGTGTTTAGATCAAAATCTAAATAACAAGCTAAATAGAGAGAGATATATAGATCAAAATCAACCAAAGTCCTGTTGTGTTTTTAATACAGAAGGTATCACAGATCTTGTTACTTGTTATGTTACTTAACGCTTAAAAAGCACTTAAAAACTAAGAAATTTGAAGAAGGGAGCTTAGGGGGTTAGAGAGGGGAAACCTGAATACCGGCACGAGAAGAGCGAGAGATGGATTTCTTCTTGTCCTTGTTAGCAGCCGTCGTCGTAGTCTTTGTGGCGATAAGCCCCTTTCCGCCTTTACCTGCCATATCCTTCAATTACCTAAACAAAAACATGGGATAAGcctttaaattttcaaaagagATTACAAGTATACTAGATCTGCGGTCGAATCgagaaaatattctttttaccGATAGAGATCAATAATAACAAGATCCGAAAGAGCTTATCGAGATCACCGACGAAATCAAGTATAAATCAAAAACGAGAAAGATAAGTGGAACAAACCCTAAATCGAAGAGAAAAAGCGGGAAAGTGAAAAGAAAAGTTGGAGGGAGACACAAAAATTCTACAGGAGCTTTCTAAAATAGGATTGGATTTATACTTCTgcttgtttccttttttattcttattgtAAAATTAATGTTTTAGAATGTTACTTTTTTcttaaatctatatatttttaattttatatagcTGCCTGCAAAAAAGAAGGgaaaaattaataactttttGTCAATTTCATTTAAGAAATCTTTTAAactctgaaaatatttatatcaacCATAAAGCGGATAAAtctaagaagaaaacaaaaagataataagaaataaattactaaaatcacTTTAGTATTACACAATTTGGTTTTCTTAACTGCATTGCTTTATTGCTTCTAGAATAACTGTTTCAAACAATGTAAAGagttgaaaatataaaataatttattaaatttaatagatatttcaaaacttgaaaattacACCCATggtttaaaactgtttttagaTATTTGGGATGacaattattaatttctaaaaagaAATAAGTTGAGATTTGCAGTATCTACTTACAAATGTACGGATGGATATACTACTAAGACTAAGAATAGGCGAATATACGGTATACAAAGCAAAAAAAGTACAACAAATACGGAGGGGTAATTTCGTAATCTTAATATCCACTCTTTCCGTTTCAAACTTATTCCGGAAGGATCAGCTTAACAAACCCCCGGCCTAACTGGAGTCGCAGACACGTTTTCTAGCAGAAACGTCTTCGAGGGTATTTTCGACTTTCTCCAAACAAAGCGCATCCGATCTCAGCCACTTGTTACCCTCACCAACACCCTTGATCTCACGACACGTGTTACTTGATCAGTTAAATCGTTTTCAAAACAATAGCTATTTTCGACACGTAGGACTCACACGTGTGCATCATCAATCATATCCTTTCCCTTTATAAAAAATCAAAGcttatcctcttcttcttcttcctcttgctCCTTGTCGTTGTTTCACACATCGCCGTTTTTTCGAATTCAGTTTCGTTTCATCTACTTCTAACCGCCGCcgataaaattaaaatcagaTCTCCTTGAGCCGAATCCCGTACGATCGTCGTTATAATGATCGCAAGCCTGACGTTTTACGAGCCGTCGCGTATCTCGGAAGCTTTAATCCGTATCTAGAAACTTCAAAATCAAATCAATATTAGGTTGTGAGGATTAGATCTTCGATTGAATATTAGTTTTCGTTTTCTATATACGGCGCCGTTTTTTGATTGTGGAGTGATATCGCAAATGCCGTTTCATACGAAAATCCAACCGATCGAAGCATCGGAGGAGGAGATACCTTTCCCTGAGACGATGAAGCAGATGCCGAAATCGCGTTTGAAGCGTCTCTTTGAGCGTCAGTTCAGTTTAAAGAACACCTCAGAGGCGGCGCCACCACCGCTTTCGAGAGGTGGATCGGGTGATTTCGAGCCGAGCTCCGTTTGTTTGGGGAAGATGGTTGTAAACTTCATTGAGGATAACAATAACGGCGAGAAACAGAGGTGTGGTCGTAGCCGATGCAGCTGCTTTAACTGGAGTGGCACGGAGAGCTCTGACGATGAGTCTGATTGGTCTGACGATTTGGGAGCTTCTTCTTCCCGTGAAGGTCGCGTTACTCTCAAGGTATGATTCATCAGCGTTCTCTATGATTGTGTAAAGCAGAGTTTTGATTGGTTTGGATTCTATGTGTAGAGTTTGGTTCTCTGTTCGAGCATGTGTGAGAAGAGTTTAATGGCTGATGTGACCAAGATTGTGGAAACGAGTAAGAACTGTAAACGTAAAGACGAATCTTGCTTGAAGATATTCGTGGCCAATGAGTTGGTGAGCTTAGGTTATGATGCGGCTCTGTGCAAGTCTCGCTGGGAGAAATCTTCTTCTTACCCTGCTGGTATGGTCTAATAACTCTCTTTGTTCAGATtgtttttgttctgttttggtCGTATGTTAAGTAAAGTAATAATCTTTCAACGTATTGGTTTGGAACAGGGGAGTATAAGTATGTGGATGTGATAATCGATGGTGAAAGACTGTTGATCGACATTGATTTCAAACCGAATTTCGAGATTGCTCGTGCAACGAAGACCTACAAGTCGATCCTGCAAACTCTGCCTTGCATTTTTGTTGGCAAAGTGGATAGGTTGCAGAAGATCATCATCCTTGTATGTGAAGGTGCAAAGAAGAGCTTGAAGAAGAAAGGACTTCATGTGCCGCCATGGAGGAGAGCCGAGTATGTTAAATCAAAGTGGATTTCTCCTTATGTTCGCGGACCAGATGCAGAGGAAGACAAGCAGGAACCGGTAGATGTTTTGACTAAATCTGTGGGTTCGATTGCCTTTGGTGTTTGAAGATTGTGTGAAGCTTTTTTTATATGACATAAAGGTTCTAGCGTGGAGTTGTGAGAGGAGATAGGAGTGTTCGAATCCCTTATGGTTTTTTGATATGAAGGGTATGAACTTGGTGAATCGCAGTGTGTCTCAGCTTATctgttttttttggtgtaaggGAGACTGTGATCCGACTCTGTTACTCTATCGTTGTTTTGTGGGGTTATTATTACTAAATAATTACATACTTATACTATCCTTATTATTAAGACATACACAATCATTTGAGATAAGATGCTCCTATATAGGTTGATTTACTTATGATTTTCTAATCTTGCATTTAATTTGGAATCTGCAGTGATTTGCACAAAAATCTTCTGTTAGTTAAACTTATacttagtaaaaaaaattaaaatctcgTCTTATTTAAAAAGAAGAATTAGCCAAAGCAGGCGatacataaaatattagttatgtGAGAAGGTTCTtagtaatttaaaatgatttggtAGAATCTTAATCCACTTAAATCATCAAAAAAATTTTATTGAGAATCAAAAAATTACATTTCATCTCAAATACATAATTGATttcagatatatatttttttacctttCCAAATTGGAGGTTCAAGAAGAAATGAGGTTATAAAAACTGAGAGAATGCACAGATTGTAGAattaattttgttgttgtttgtgtATTGAGAAGGAAACTTACATCTACCAACCCATATAGAATAATAAACTTGCTATATTATAGTACAATGATAATTGAGTTGAAGTATAAGTGTATTGTCAACCATTACCTTGCACATTGAgctatcaataaaaaaaaaaggtaatggACTTCCTTGGCGTGGGGAACAAGAATAtcgttaataaattttaaatactgcTTTAGTCAGACTCTCGAGATTGGTAAcgtatatataaaaacacaCTACTTGCAAGGTCAACAAAAACATTACCAAATACAATTCAACCCAACACAAGATTCCATCACTTATATCAAAGAGTAGACACTTTCTGTTTATATCATTTACACAACAAACCGAAGAGAGGCTATGGATAAACGACGTAAATGCAACAACAAAGTCTCCACTTGTCTTGGTATTGATACAGACAACAAAGTGAAGAAACATGACTTAGAAGCTGAGAAGCGACTCAAGAAGGTGGAGAAAGATTATATCCACGCAAGCCAAAAGTATGCAGAAGCAACAGTAAGTTTCTAATGCACGTACACCCCAAAACATACCACCCGTTAATAAGATCGTTTGCATTGCTTTATTTCTTGTGGGTAATAGTTACAGCGGTGGAACTTACGCTGTGAGAGAGAACGTGCTATCAATCTCTGCTGCTCGGCTGAAAACTTCAAGAACTACTGCAATCAGCTAGTAGAAAAACTTCAGAAGATTCTTGACAAGCTACCTACATCAGAAACAAAGGAAGTCATCGATCATGTAATGTTATCCCAAATATGCATGGTTATAATCTTAAAGATGAATCAGCtcaatatataacaaaaatctACCACGTTTTACATACCATGACACTCATTTGCTTTGTATATTTTAGGGCGTGCAATCCTCGATTTTCAGTGATTTTCGAAAGATTAACGGAGAGGTATAATAGTTACTGTTGCTAGGCTTAAACCCTCTAGATTCATAGCTTACTTACTAGGAACATACGTGGCCTcttaacttgttttttttttcaataccATGTAACTAGGCACGCTACTATCAAAGAAAATTGCCAAGGATTAACAGCAGAAAAGCTGTAAATGATCTTCGTAAGGAGGTTAGAAAGAAGAAGACGTGTAGAGACAAAGCTGTTTCAAATTTTGCATCGGTTTGTAATCCCACAAGTCATGACAGTTTGAGAAAATCTGTGGAGCAGGAGATAGTTGTAAGATTACTTTCTTTCCTTTGAGCACTAACATGACGTCTTACTTTAGACTAACCAATGTAATGATTCTTGCAAATTAATTAGGTTGTAAAGAAGCTGATAAGAGAGATCCAAAAAGACTTTGAAGAAAAACTGCATATAGAGCAATATGCAATAAATGTATATGAATGCATCGAACGGAAGGTGAagcatttagaggtgaaaaAGGAACACTTGTCGGGGCAAAGGGACATCTTGAGGCTGAATATATCAAAAATGAACACGATTGTGACTGTTTTGCCGCCTAAGCGGGGCAAAAAAAACACATCTTGATGCtcaatatttaaaaaagaaacatgCTTATGATCTATTTGCCGTCTAAGTGTACATTAATATTTACCATTGGGTTGTGATATTTTAAGATGGGGCTTGGAGTGTATATTTCACTTTTTTTCTAAACCGTTCATCACCAAAATTTCACTTGTATAGTTTCACTGCGACATGTACATCCAAAATAATTGTCTCTAGTCTCAGCAGATCGAAAGATAATGACAATATCTTGTCACAGCGTTGCTTGGAAGTCGTTCTTTGAGACTTGAACAAATGAAAGATGGACTAAGTGTTGTAAATGAGATGATACCAtagaaaatac of the Brassica rapa cultivar Chiifu-401-42 chromosome A03, CAAS_Brap_v3.01, whole genome shotgun sequence genome contains:
- the LOC103857818 gene encoding calmodulin binding protein PICBP; amino-acid sequence: MVQRKTTCQAIKSYNLQPETRFGPEMMMMMKRTKPKRKLKDSSVSQSGKTQSTPSKHDLVVKGTGRSPNYMKGTSSSEARMENKKIFNPKNQTCKKERCSNKPGSRIVRGLTKAPNFKRCSQRATCSSTLKDSKFPEYLMVNHDGTDDGEVSGTSVLRVCPYTYCSLNGHLHKQYPPLKSFVSSRRQSLTSQKSVKKEDVVEMYVEEKKECESVDGGTFETQISETVSEGAPRSETDSDEYSDTAEIVKFSEGDDDIESQESDLEETLVQKTCEVDDDSDSAEMVRFLEGDHDIELKENVLEETMADDSVKEIEKKANIEEDVDQSCSFNSEAIGMMMNSEADDADEETLKDSKEESQDQTEAVPTLQETTKVPYNHKQRPCNQEGQSNSTVSWTIIKCKKPVAETEDLREFNPREPSYLPVSVDADAEKVDLKHQDMNERKNSEDWMFDYALQRAVTKLSSAKKRKVALLVEAFETVKPVVQHGREPDPVLSYGRHLQTCS
- the LOC103857819 gene encoding probable histone H2A variant 2, translated to MAGKGGKGLIATKTTTTAANKDKKKSISRSSRAGIQFPVGRIHRQLKTRVSAHGRVGATAAVYTASILEYLTAEVLELAGNASKDLKVKRITPRHLQLAIRGDEELDTLIKGTIAGGGVIPHIHKSLVNKIANE
- the LOC103857820 gene encoding uncharacterized protein LOC103857820, which codes for MPFHTKIQPIEASEEEIPFPETMKQMPKSRLKRLFERQFSLKNTSEAAPPPLSRGGSGDFEPSSVCLGKMVVNFIEDNNNGEKQRCGRSRCSCFNWSGTESSDDESDWSDDLGASSSREGRVTLKSLVLCSSMCEKSLMADVTKIVETSKNCKRKDESCLKIFVANELVSLGYDAALCKSRWEKSSSYPAGEYKYVDVIIDGERLLIDIDFKPNFEIARATKTYKSILQTLPCIFVGKVDRLQKIIILVCEGAKKSLKKKGLHVPPWRRAEYVKSKWISPYVRGPDAEEDKQEPVDVLTKSVGSIAFGV
- the LOC103857821 gene encoding uncharacterized protein LOC103857821, yielding MDKRRKCNNKVSTCLGIDTDNKVKKHDLEAEKRLKKVEKDYIHASQKYAEATLQRWNLRCERERAINLCCSAENFKNYCNQLVEKLQKILDKLPTSETKEVIDHGVQSSIFSDFRKINGEARYYQRKLPRINSRKAVNDLRKEVRKKKTCRDKAVSNFASVCNPTSHDSLRKSVEQEIVVVKKLIREIQKDFEEKLHIEQYAINVYECIERKVKHLEVKKEHLSGQRDILRLNISKMNTIVTVLPPKRGKKNTS